A window from Acidobacteriota bacterium encodes these proteins:
- a CDS encoding pyridoxamine 5'-phosphate oxidase family protein: MSLKTDRTQVRRVRERGVYDRQEIHSILDEGLVCHVGFVHRHQPYVIPTAYARRGDEVLIHGSVLSRMMKTLGEGMPACLTVTLLDGLVLARSTFHHSMNYRSVVVLGKLRPIEGDEARLAALDALVEHLVPGRSRDARLPSDKELAATEVLSMAIDEASAKVRKGDPGDAKADLDLDYWSGVVPLIRQFGEPEPAPNLKEGIALPEYLKPYRRPTG, from the coding sequence ATGAGTTTGAAGACCGACCGAACGCAGGTGCGCCGTGTCCGGGAACGAGGAGTCTACGATCGGCAGGAGATCCACTCCATCCTCGACGAAGGTCTGGTGTGCCACGTCGGCTTCGTTCACCGGCATCAGCCCTACGTGATCCCCACCGCCTACGCCCGCCGCGGCGACGAAGTGTTGATCCACGGTTCGGTGCTGAGCCGCATGATGAAGACCTTGGGCGAGGGCATGCCGGCGTGCCTGACGGTGACCCTGCTCGACGGCCTGGTGCTGGCGCGGTCGACCTTTCATCACTCGATGAATTATCGCTCGGTGGTGGTGCTGGGGAAGCTGCGTCCGATCGAGGGCGACGAAGCTCGCCTCGCTGCCCTCGATGCGCTGGTGGAGCACTTGGTTCCGGGCCGCTCCCGCGACGCGCGCCTGCCGTCGGACAAAGAGCTGGCCGCCACCGAGGTGCTCTCCATGGCGATCGACGAGGCCTCCGCCAAGGTCCGCAAGGGCGACCCGGGCGATGCCAAGGCGGACCTCGACCTCGACTATTGGTCGGGGGTGGTGCCCCTGATCCGTCAATTCGGCGAGCCGGAGCCCGCCCCGAATTTGAAGGAAGGCATTGCTCTGCCGGAGTACCTCAAGCCCTACCGCCGGCCGACCGGCTGA
- a CDS encoding ABC transporter ATP-binding protein: MLEVSKLQKNFTLGDTEVEVLRDITFCLAAGEAMAVTGPSGSGKSTLLHLLGTLDHPTSGSYRLDGRDPAALSEPELARFRNEHIGFVFQEHRLLPQFSVIENVLLPTFAFPSDRAADRRRAQDLIERVGLGHRRNHRPAELSGGERQRVAVARALIRQPQLLLCDEPTGSLDAATSRAVADLLFELHEQGSRSGEGSQVMIVVTHSEDLASRFARRCRLSEGRCSAD; encoded by the coding sequence ATGCTCGAAGTCTCGAAGCTCCAGAAGAACTTCACCCTCGGCGACACCGAGGTCGAGGTACTGCGCGACATCACCTTTTGCCTGGCGGCGGGGGAGGCGATGGCCGTCACCGGACCCTCCGGTTCCGGCAAGAGCACCCTGCTGCACCTCCTCGGCACCCTCGACCACCCGACTTCCGGCTCCTACCGCCTCGACGGCCGGGATCCAGCCGCCTTGTCGGAGCCGGAGCTGGCCCGCTTCCGCAACGAGCACATCGGCTTTGTCTTCCAGGAGCATCGCCTGCTGCCGCAATTTTCGGTGATCGAAAACGTCCTGCTCCCCACCTTCGCTTTTCCTTCGGACCGCGCCGCCGACCGCCGGCGCGCCCAGGACTTGATCGAGCGGGTCGGCCTCGGCCACCGGCGCAACCACCGGCCGGCGGAACTTTCCGGCGGTGAGCGGCAGCGGGTGGCGGTGGCCCGGGCCTTGATCCGCCAGCCGCAACTCCTGCTGTGCGACGAACCCACCGGCAGCCTCGACGCCGCCACCTCGCGCGCCGTCGCGGATCTGCTGTTCGAGCTGCACGAACAAGGCTCGCGCTCCGGCGAGGGCTCCCAGGTGATGATCGTCGTCACCCACAGCGAAGACCTCGCCAGCCGCTTCGCGCGCCGCTGTCGGCTGTCGGAAGGAAGATGCTCCGCGGACTGA
- a CDS encoding glycosyltransferase produces MSDVPRTGPRVALIGSRGIPNRYGGYETLMEELSRRLAERGFRVTVYCRSHVTPNGLRRLGDVELAVLPTMRGKYFDTPVHTLLSVIHAAFRRYDAALVVNSANAMFVPGLRWTGIPTALHVDGIEKRRRKWGAVGRAVYALSERLACVVPNALVTDAEVIRQHYEERYGAESTPITYGVDPVVPGGTATLDRLGLLRRRYFLYVSRFEPENNPDRVAEAYRAVGSDLPLVMVGGAPYAAGYIASFTQGADPRIIFPGPIYGEGYRELLSHALAYVHATEVGGTHPALVEAMGYGNCLLVNDTPENVEVAGEAALYFRAEQPRELAAAMEAVRQDPEMARRRGRAAARQAEERFSWDAVTDLYEALLRRLAKG; encoded by the coding sequence GTGAGCGATGTGCCGCGGACCGGCCCGCGGGTGGCGCTGATCGGCAGTCGCGGAATTCCGAATCGCTATGGCGGCTACGAAACGCTCATGGAGGAACTCTCCCGGCGGCTGGCGGAGCGGGGTTTTCGGGTCACCGTCTACTGCCGTTCCCACGTCACTCCCAATGGGCTCCGCCGCCTCGGCGACGTCGAACTGGCGGTGTTGCCTACGATGCGCGGAAAGTACTTTGATACCCCCGTGCACACCCTGCTGTCGGTGATCCACGCGGCCTTCCGGCGCTATGACGCGGCCTTGGTGGTGAACTCCGCCAACGCGATGTTCGTTCCGGGGCTCCGCTGGACGGGCATCCCCACCGCCCTTCACGTCGACGGTATCGAAAAGCGCCGCCGCAAGTGGGGGGCCGTCGGGCGGGCCGTCTACGCCCTGTCGGAGCGGTTGGCCTGCGTTGTGCCCAACGCCCTGGTCACCGATGCGGAGGTCATTCGCCAACATTACGAAGAGCGCTACGGGGCCGAATCGACGCCGATCACCTATGGCGTGGATCCGGTGGTGCCGGGCGGCACCGCTACCCTCGATCGCTTGGGGCTGCTGCGGCGGCGGTATTTCTTGTACGTCAGTCGCTTCGAGCCGGAGAACAACCCGGATCGGGTGGCTGAGGCCTATCGCGCCGTCGGCAGCGACCTGCCGTTGGTGATGGTCGGCGGGGCTCCCTATGCCGCTGGCTATATCGCGAGCTTCACCCAGGGCGCCGACCCGCGTATTATCTTCCCGGGGCCGATCTACGGTGAGGGCTACCGGGAGCTGCTTTCCCATGCCCTCGCCTATGTCCACGCGACGGAGGTCGGTGGTACCCATCCGGCACTGGTGGAGGCCATGGGATACGGCAACTGCCTGCTGGTGAACGACACGCCGGAGAACGTGGAAGTGGCCGGCGAGGCCGCTCTCTACTTCCGCGCCGAGCAGCCGCGCGAGCTGGCAGCGGCGATGGAAGCCGTGCGGCAGGATCCCGAGATGGCGCGGCGCCGAGGGCGCGCCGCGGCCCGGCAGGCGGAGGAACGGTTCTCCTGGGACGCCGTAACGGATCTCTACGAGGCGCTGCTCCGGAGGTTGGCGAAAGGCTGA
- a CDS encoding MATE family efflux transporter: MPEPTISPQPPAGAVRRSWRFLRQALAGTEEDFTQGSLGRAIGLLAIPMVLEMSMESIFAVVDVFFVARLGADAVATVGLTESVLTLVFAIAIGLSMATTAVVARRIGEKNREQASVTAVQAILLGLAVSAAIGVTGVWAAPKILALMGATPEVIAVGTPYTTLMTGGSVTIVLLFLNNAIFRGAGDASVAMRSLWLANGINIVLDPCLIFGLGPFPELGLLGAAVATNTGRGIGVLYQFYCMFKGHGRITIAGRHLRFNPSVTLRLLKVSAGGIMQFLIATSSWIGLVRILAIFGSSALAGYTIAIRIAIFALLPSWGMGNAAATLVGQNLGAGKADRAERSVWLTSWYNMAFLGMVGIVFIFFAEAVVGIFTHDPAVLPIAADCLRVMAYGYAFYAIGMVIVQAFNGAGDTNTPTVINFFCYWLLQIPLAYGLAQMAGLEERGVFLAILVAEIVLTVTGVLVFRRGRWKNRQV; this comes from the coding sequence ATGCCCGAACCCACAATCTCTCCCCAACCGCCCGCCGGCGCCGTCCGCCGAAGCTGGCGATTCCTCCGCCAGGCCCTGGCCGGAACCGAGGAGGACTTTACCCAGGGCAGCCTCGGGCGGGCGATCGGTTTGCTGGCCATTCCGATGGTGCTCGAAATGTCGATGGAGTCGATCTTCGCGGTGGTCGACGTTTTCTTCGTCGCCCGCCTCGGCGCCGACGCCGTCGCCACCGTCGGTCTGACGGAATCGGTCTTGACGCTGGTCTTCGCCATCGCCATCGGCCTGTCGATGGCGACCACCGCGGTGGTCGCCCGGCGCATAGGCGAAAAGAACCGCGAACAGGCCTCCGTCACGGCGGTGCAGGCGATTCTCCTCGGCCTGGCGGTGAGCGCCGCCATCGGCGTCACCGGCGTTTGGGCGGCGCCGAAGATCCTCGCCCTGATGGGCGCCACCCCAGAGGTCATCGCCGTCGGTACGCCCTACACCACGCTGATGACCGGCGGCAGTGTGACCATCGTTCTGCTGTTCTTGAACAACGCGATCTTCCGCGGCGCCGGCGATGCGAGTGTCGCCATGCGCTCCCTCTGGCTAGCGAACGGCATCAACATCGTTCTCGATCCCTGCCTGATCTTCGGCCTCGGACCGTTCCCGGAGTTGGGCCTGCTCGGGGCGGCCGTCGCCACCAACACCGGCCGGGGCATCGGCGTGCTCTACCAGTTCTACTGCATGTTCAAGGGCCACGGCCGCATCACCATCGCCGGCCGGCACCTGCGCTTCAACCCCTCCGTCACCTTACGGCTGCTCAAGGTTTCCGCCGGCGGCATCATGCAGTTCTTGATCGCCACATCGAGCTGGATCGGCCTGGTGCGTATCCTGGCGATCTTCGGCAGTTCGGCCCTGGCCGGCTACACCATCGCCATCCGCATCGCGATCTTCGCGCTGCTGCCCTCCTGGGGCATGGGCAACGCCGCGGCGACCCTGGTGGGCCAGAACCTCGGCGCCGGCAAGGCGGACCGGGCGGAACGCTCGGTGTGGTTGACGAGCTGGTACAACATGGCCTTCCTCGGCATGGTCGGCATCGTCTTCATCTTCTTCGCCGAAGCGGTCGTGGGCATCTTCACCCACGATCCGGCGGTGCTGCCGATCGCCGCCGACTGCCTGCGGGTGATGGCCTACGGCTACGCTTTCTACGCCATCGGCATGGTGATCGTGCAGGCCTTCAATGGCGCCGGCGACACCAACACCCCGACGGTGATCAACTTCTTCTGCTACTGGTTGCTGCAGATTCCCCTCGCCTACGGCCTGGCGCAAATGGCGGGCCTTGAAGAACGGGGCGTGTTTCTGGCAATACTCGTCGCCGAAATCGTGTTGACAGTCACCGGAGTGCTCGTGTTCCGGCGCGGGCGCTGGAAAAACCGCCAGGTCTGA
- a CDS encoding glycosyltransferase family 2 protein has translation MVPELSAVVIHWRDEDHLERLVRAWPEDPRFELVVVDNGSDGSLDEILRGRATAVIRQGNLGFAGGVNAGVERACSERLLILNPDLAPAEETADLTDALEALLTGFETYPDAAGLVPRLVDLAGEPQTPWQLRRLPSLGDLMLQACFFAGGAGPDREPSAGSPVEQPAAAALALRRRAFEEVGGFDPEFFPAWFEDVDFAQRLQAAGHVLVYHPAATFRHALGATVSSLGYGSFLWIYYRNLMRYTTKHFGEAAAAFLRIVLPVTALLRCIALPLRRPRRAVSRWQAAEGLRTLALGVVSRWRRPESLRRRYGVRS, from the coding sequence ATGGTTCCCGAACTCTCGGCGGTGGTGATTCATTGGCGGGACGAGGACCATCTAGAGCGCTTGGTGCGTGCCTGGCCGGAAGATCCGCGATTCGAGTTGGTGGTGGTCGACAACGGCTCCGACGGTTCCCTCGACGAAATCCTGAGGGGCCGCGCCACGGCGGTGATCCGCCAAGGCAATCTCGGTTTCGCCGGAGGTGTCAACGCCGGCGTCGAGCGGGCTTGTTCCGAGCGGCTGCTGATCCTCAATCCGGACCTCGCTCCAGCGGAGGAGACGGCGGATCTGACCGACGCCCTGGAAGCGTTGCTGACGGGTTTTGAGACCTACCCGGATGCCGCCGGCCTGGTGCCGCGTCTGGTCGACCTTGCGGGCGAGCCGCAGACCCCCTGGCAGCTCCGTCGTCTGCCGAGCCTTGGGGACCTCATGCTCCAGGCGTGCTTCTTCGCTGGCGGCGCCGGGCCCGATCGGGAACCTTCCGCCGGAAGTCCGGTCGAGCAACCGGCGGCGGCCGCCCTGGCCCTTCGCCGACGGGCCTTTGAGGAAGTTGGCGGATTCGATCCGGAATTCTTCCCGGCATGGTTCGAAGACGTGGATTTCGCCCAGCGCCTGCAAGCCGCCGGGCACGTCCTCGTCTATCATCCGGCCGCAACCTTTCGGCACGCTCTCGGCGCGACCGTATCGAGCCTCGGCTACGGCTCGTTCCTGTGGATCTACTACCGCAACCTCATGCGCTACACGACCAAGCATTTCGGAGAAGCGGCCGCGGCGTTCCTTCGCATCGTCCTGCCCGTGACCGCCCTTCTGCGCTGCATCGCGCTGCCCTTGCGCCGGCCGCGCCGGGCGGTGAGCCGTTGGCAGGCGGCGGAGGGTCTGAGAACTTTGGCCCTGGGGGTCGTCAGCCGCTGGCGCCGGCCTGAGTCTCTCCGCCGCCGGTACGGGGTCCGGTCTTGA
- a CDS encoding AAA family ATPase, which translates to MASPNLAAPSVATFPRLTTQAALPPACRRLDPNRSTDELRPLEEILERRVKGQNPALAALLSALARPLSGLKDPHRPHLSALLLGPTGIGKTETAKAVAEGLLGNEAHLVRVNCESFAHSHEVAKLLGSPPGYVGQNVEPLLSQGRLDAGHLSLLDNGDVPPLVERMSGGKDDRVSVILFDEIEKADPVLWTTLLGVLEDGILTLGDNTTSSFQSSVIFVTSNVGGREMAHLLEKPPLGFAPADGEAELDLAGAAVQAAQDTFPLELINRFDEVIVYSALDRTDLETILDKFLAELHDRAVKQADVPLLLRLSAESREHILATGTDPRFGARPLRRAVERLLVDPLSRLIASRQLAAGDVVEIELEEGALAFYRQGDATVHHVVA; encoded by the coding sequence ATGGCATCACCGAACCTCGCTGCTCCATCCGTCGCGACTTTTCCCCGACTGACCACCCAGGCGGCCCTGCCCCCAGCCTGTCGCCGCCTGGATCCGAACCGCAGTACCGACGAACTTCGCCCCCTCGAAGAGATTCTCGAACGCCGGGTCAAGGGCCAGAATCCCGCACTGGCGGCCCTGCTGAGCGCCCTGGCGCGCCCACTCTCGGGACTCAAGGATCCGCACCGACCTCACCTCAGTGCTCTGCTCCTAGGCCCCACCGGCATCGGCAAGACCGAAACCGCCAAGGCGGTAGCCGAAGGCTTGCTCGGCAACGAGGCGCACTTGGTGCGGGTGAACTGCGAATCCTTTGCCCACAGCCACGAAGTGGCCAAGCTTCTCGGCTCACCGCCGGGCTATGTCGGCCAGAACGTGGAGCCGCTCCTGAGCCAGGGGCGCCTCGACGCTGGGCACCTGAGCCTGCTCGACAACGGCGACGTACCGCCGCTCGTCGAACGCATGAGTGGCGGTAAGGATGACCGCGTGTCGGTGATCCTGTTCGACGAGATCGAGAAGGCCGACCCGGTGCTCTGGACCACCCTCCTCGGGGTGCTGGAAGACGGCATCCTCACCCTCGGCGACAACACCACCAGCAGCTTCCAGAGTTCGGTGATCTTTGTCACCTCGAACGTCGGCGGGCGGGAGATGGCGCATCTATTGGAAAAGCCACCGCTGGGCTTCGCGCCCGCCGATGGCGAGGCGGAACTGGATCTCGCCGGAGCCGCCGTCCAGGCGGCGCAAGACACCTTCCCGCTGGAGCTGATCAATCGCTTCGACGAGGTGATCGTCTACTCGGCCCTCGACCGGACGGATCTCGAAACCATCCTCGACAAGTTCCTAGCGGAACTCCACGACCGCGCCGTCAAGCAGGCGGACGTTCCCCTGCTGCTTCGTTTGAGTGCCGAGAGCCGGGAACACATCCTGGCGACGGGAACCGATCCGCGCTTCGGCGCTCGCCCCCTCCGGCGGGCGGTGGAGCGGCTGCTGGTGGATCCGCTGTCCCGGCTGATCGCTTCGCGGCAGCTCGCCGCCGGTGACGTGGTGGAGATCGAACTGGAAGAGGGCGCCCTGGCTTTCTACCGCCAGGGCGACGCCACGGTTCACCACGTTGTTGCCTGA
- a CDS encoding glycosyltransferase, whose product MSPPPPAPSSGSPPPAVTVAIVTHNDADDFADCFAAVARLDHRPLRVVVVDCASGDGSPESARRESARLIAAGLAFELEALPDNRGFAGGMNRILSLSDDPWVLSLNADARPRAGYLTRLLARALRHPEWPVGAVTGRLVRPVGARPAEQCLDACGMRLTKTWRHLDRGSGAVDRGQWRQADRVFGATGAASLWRREALDDVAIDGEVFDRRFHSFREDAELCFRLRERRWEVLYEPEAEAEHRRWNLPERRRQMPPVVNLHSVKNRYLLRCYHQTRRNFWRTLPAALARDIGAFGWILLRERTSLGAYGWLWRHRREILARRRVIQERRTLPAAELDRWFGVPGLPLAEVDSGDAP is encoded by the coding sequence TTGAGCCCGCCGCCGCCAGCGCCCTCCTCGGGGAGCCCGCCCCCGGCCGTTACCGTCGCCATCGTTACCCACAACGATGCGGACGATTTCGCCGATTGCTTCGCCGCCGTGGCGCGGCTGGACCACCGGCCACTGCGGGTGGTGGTGGTGGATTGCGCCAGCGGGGACGGGTCGCCGGAATCGGCGCGCCGGGAGTCGGCGCGCTTGATCGCCGCCGGACTCGCCTTCGAGCTGGAAGCGCTGCCGGACAATCGCGGCTTCGCCGGCGGCATGAACCGCATTCTCAGCCTGTCGGATGATCCCTGGGTGTTGAGTTTGAACGCCGATGCCCGGCCGCGCGCCGGCTACCTCACCCGCTTGCTGGCCCGGGCGCTGCGCCATCCGGAATGGCCGGTGGGCGCCGTCACCGGTCGGCTGGTGCGCCCGGTGGGCGCGCGGCCCGCCGAACAATGCCTGGATGCTTGCGGTATGCGCCTGACCAAGACCTGGCGCCACCTCGACCGCGGTTCCGGCGCTGTCGACCGCGGTCAGTGGCGGCAGGCGGATCGGGTGTTCGGGGCCACCGGGGCGGCCAGCCTGTGGCGGCGCGAGGCCCTGGACGACGTGGCGATCGACGGCGAGGTGTTCGATCGCCGGTTCCACTCCTTTCGGGAGGACGCCGAGCTCTGTTTCCGCCTGCGGGAGCGCCGCTGGGAGGTGCTCTACGAGCCCGAGGCGGAGGCCGAGCACCGTCGGTGGAACCTGCCGGAACGCCGCCGTCAGATGCCGCCGGTGGTCAATCTCCACTCGGTGAAGAACCGCTACCTGCTGCGCTGCTACCACCAGACCCGGCGCAATTTCTGGCGCACCCTGCCGGCGGCTCTGGCGCGGGACATCGGGGCCTTTGGCTGGATCTTGCTGCGCGAGCGCACCTCCCTCGGGGCTTATGGCTGGCTGTGGCGCCATCGCCGGGAGATCCTCGCCCGCCGCCGGGTGATCCAGGAGCGCCGCACCCTGCCGGCGGCGGAACTCGACCGCTGGTTCGGGGTGCCGGGGCTCCCGCTGGCCGAGGTCGACTCCGGAGACGCACCGTGA
- a CDS encoding sugar transferase: MLKERARILSVTTFALDLALVAVAFFLAYWLRDSLLPAWMPDAFQGRLYPLSAYLPLLPLVIPLWAILLLTSGQYRDSHRTVPLLEEAASVFRICASGIVIFTLTIFAMRLGEKLLDDQISRSWLFLFSLLTFVLLLAEKLAVRLTARYVRQRGLNYRTVMIVGTNPTAIRIAHSIEDHRFWGFKIIGFVTTGALRQGFSARRYPILGSADEIPEIIERHVVDDVIFAVSRKELDHLEELFVVLQEQGIRTRFALNFFPRTPAEVQFEELDGMPMLTFSTTPTSLTQLLAKRVLDVALSAMVLLLAMPVIFCIAMAIKVTGGGSVLFRQTRCGLNGRSFTLYKFRTMVEGAEHQRGDLQHLNEMDGPVFKVSKDPRVTALGRFLRKFSLDELPQLWNVLRGDMSLVGPRPPIPEEVAQYQRWQRRRLSMKPGLTCLWQISGRNELDFERWMELDLEYIDSWSPWLDLKILFKTIPVVLSGRGAS, from the coding sequence ATGCTAAAAGAACGAGCCCGCATTCTCTCCGTCACCACCTTTGCGCTGGATCTGGCATTGGTGGCGGTGGCGTTCTTCCTCGCCTACTGGCTGCGCGATTCTTTGCTGCCGGCGTGGATGCCGGACGCCTTCCAGGGGCGTCTCTATCCCCTGTCGGCGTATCTGCCGCTGTTGCCGCTGGTGATTCCTCTGTGGGCGATTCTGTTGCTCACTTCCGGTCAGTATCGCGACTCGCATCGCACGGTGCCGCTCCTTGAGGAAGCGGCCTCGGTGTTTCGGATCTGTGCCTCGGGCATCGTCATCTTCACCTTGACGATCTTCGCCATGCGCCTCGGCGAGAAGCTCCTGGACGACCAGATCAGCCGCTCCTGGCTGTTCCTCTTCTCGTTATTGACTTTCGTCTTGCTGCTGGCCGAAAAGCTTGCGGTGCGGTTGACGGCGCGCTACGTGCGCCAGCGAGGCCTCAATTACCGGACGGTGATGATCGTCGGCACCAACCCGACGGCGATTCGGATCGCCCACTCGATCGAGGATCACCGTTTTTGGGGTTTCAAGATCATCGGCTTTGTGACCACCGGAGCGCTGCGGCAAGGCTTCTCGGCGCGCCGCTATCCGATCCTCGGCAGCGCTGACGAGATTCCCGAGATCATCGAGCGTCATGTGGTGGACGATGTGATCTTTGCCGTTTCCCGCAAAGAGCTGGACCACCTGGAAGAACTGTTCGTGGTGCTGCAGGAGCAGGGTATTCGCACCCGCTTCGCCCTGAACTTCTTCCCCCGCACACCGGCCGAGGTGCAGTTCGAAGAGCTCGACGGCATGCCGATGCTGACCTTCTCCACCACCCCGACCAGCCTCACCCAGCTACTCGCTAAACGGGTGCTCGACGTGGCCTTGTCGGCGATGGTTCTGCTGCTGGCGATGCCGGTGATCTTTTGTATCGCCATGGCGATCAAGGTCACCGGCGGGGGCTCGGTACTCTTCCGGCAGACCCGCTGCGGTCTGAACGGCCGCTCCTTCACTCTTTACAAGTTCCGCACGATGGTGGAGGGGGCGGAGCACCAGCGCGGCGATCTACAGCACCTCAACGAGATGGACGGGCCGGTGTTCAAAGTCTCCAAGGATCCCCGAGTCACCGCCCTGGGGCGCTTCCTGCGCAAATTCAGTCTGGACGAGCTGCCGCAGCTCTGGAACGTGTTGCGCGGCGACATGAGCCTGGTGGGTCCGCGGCCGCCGATCCCCGAAGAGGTCGCTCAGTACCAGCGCTGGCAGCGCCGCCGCCTCTCCATGAAGCCGGGTCTCACCTGCCTGTGGCAGATCAGCGGCCGCAACGAACTGGACTTTGAGCGCTGGATGGAGTTGGACCTCGAGTACATCGACTCCTGGTCCCCCTGGCTCGACTTGAAGATCCTGTTCAAGACCATCCCGGTGGTTCTGTCCGGCCGCGGCGCTTCCTGA
- a CDS encoding matrixin family metalloprotease, giving the protein MNKHRFATLVTFALLTLLFAGSLSAYVLLSPRRTWNSAPTIIVDNRGLSSVIDGDGGRTRTRNAIRSNAGWNGSGAGRVVWANIGSVGSFRLGDGRPMLNFRDPIGVCTGGCLAATFTGYYTRRSNGTYRIFDADIVTNTRFNWGSRGETCAGQEFYVEAVMVHEVGHLLGLGHSPVGNATMFASTGPCNDSPRTTASDDEAAIRDLY; this is encoded by the coding sequence ATGAACAAGCACCGTTTCGCAACCCTCGTCACCTTCGCCCTTCTCACCTTGCTGTTCGCCGGCAGCCTGTCCGCCTACGTGCTGCTCAGTCCGCGCCGCACCTGGAACAGCGCCCCGACGATCATCGTCGACAACCGCGGCTTGTCGAGCGTCATCGACGGTGACGGCGGCCGTACCCGCACCCGCAACGCCATCCGCTCGAACGCCGGCTGGAACGGTTCCGGCGCCGGCCGGGTGGTGTGGGCGAACATCGGCTCTGTCGGCTCCTTCCGGCTCGGAGACGGCCGGCCGATGCTCAACTTCCGCGACCCGATCGGGGTCTGCACGGGAGGCTGCTTGGCGGCCACCTTCACCGGGTACTACACCCGGCGGTCGAACGGCACCTACCGGATCTTCGACGCGGACATCGTCACCAACACCCGCTTCAACTGGGGCTCCCGCGGCGAGACCTGCGCCGGTCAGGAGTTCTACGTGGAAGCGGTGATGGTGCACGAGGTCGGTCATCTCCTCGGCCTCGGCCACTCGCCGGTGGGCAACGCGACGATGTTCGCCTCCACCGGCCCCTGCAACGACTCGCCGCGCACCACCGCGTCGGACGATGAGGCCGCCATCCGCGATCTTTATTAG